Proteins encoded together in one Porites lutea chromosome 2, jaPorLute2.1, whole genome shotgun sequence window:
- the LOC140925052 gene encoding neurexin-4-like: MKRGVSKVTFPRSCADFKNSDPKASSGRYVIDPDGEKILSPFTVYCDMNDKNGVGMTVVSHDSENRTLVRGYEGPGNYSRDIHYTGASLSQLASLTRVSLRCEQFIKYECFHSMLLRSNGEDPFGWWVSRDGDKMTYWGGATENGKCAGGMNNTCANPNRDSNCDTNNKEWGEDSGLLTDKTKLPVIQLRFGDTGHDIFKEEGHHTLGKLKCYGIA; this comes from the exons ATGAAACGAG GAGTTTCGAAAGTGACCTTTCCAAGGTCATGCGCAGATTTCAAGAATTCTGACCCAAAAGCCTCGAGCGGTAGATATGTAATCGACCCAGACGGTGAGAAGATTCTGTCTCCATTTACAGTTTACTGTGACATGAACGACAAGAACGGTGTTGGCATGACAGTCGTCAGTCACGACAGTGAAAACAGAACCTTGGTGAGAGGATACGAAGGACCAGGTAACTACTCGCGTGACATTCATTACACAGGAGCGAGTCTGTCTCAGCTAGCGAGTCTCACCAGAGTCTCCCTGCGCTGTGAGCAGTTTATCAAGTATGAGTGTTTTCATTCAATGTTATTGCGTTCCAATGGAGAGGATCCATTCGGatggtgggtgtcacgtgatGGCGATAAGATGACGTACTGGGGCGGAGCaactgaaaatggcaaatgcgCCGGTGGGATGAACAACACATGTGCAAACCCCAACCGTGATTCTAATTGCGATACAAATAACAAGGAGTGGGGTGAAGACAGTGGTCTCCTTACTGACAAGACAAAGCTTCCAGTTATTCAGCTCAGGTTTGGAGACACTGGACATGACATTTTCAAGGAAGAAGGTCACCATACTCTGGggaaattaaaatgttatggTATCGCCTGA